DNA from Intestinimonas massiliensis (ex Afouda et al. 2020):
AGACGGTGCTTTGAAAAGAATGATTTCCGCCGAAATTCTGCGGAGTTTACCCGTGAGTACCCGGTGGTACTTAGCACGACCTATTCCATCAAGGGAACGCTGAGCATTGAACATATCTATGATTACCTGATCGTGGATGAGGCCTCGCAGGTCGATTTAGCTACTGGCGTTTTGGCATTTTCCTGTGCGCGGAATATCGTGATTGTTGGGGACTTAAAGCAGCTCCCCAATGTGCTGACGGAGGATGACATTCGCACCAGCGATGCCATTTGGCAAAAGTATTCCTTGGATGAGCGGTATCGATTTTCCACTCACAGCCTGCTGTCCTCTGCATTGGAAATATGGCAGGATGCACCTGTTACGCTGCTGCGGGAACACTACCGCTGTCACCCGAAGATCATCAATTTCTGCAATCAGAAGTTCTACCACGGACAGCTGATCGTTATGACAAAAGACCATGATGAGCCGGATGTATTGACCATGTACCGGACGATTGCCGGTAATCACGCCCGTGGACATCTCAATCAGCGCCAGATCGATGTCATCCAGCAGGAGGTGCTTCCGCGACTGCATCAGCAAAATATCCAGAGCATCGGTATTATCACGCCATATCGGGATCAGGTGACAGCCATCCGCAAGCAGCTGGGAGATACTTATGAGGTGGACACCGTCCACAAGTTTCAGGGACGGGAGCAGGATGCAATCATTCTGACTTCGGTCGACAATGTCATCACAGATTTCGTGGATGATCCCCATATGCTGAATGTGGCGGTTTCCCGTGCGGTTCATTCGCTGGCTGTGGTCACATCACAGGACCCGCGCAATGACCAGACCAACTACGGCGACCTGACACGGTACATCGAATATAACAATTTTGAAGTCATCCAGAGTCAGGTCTACTCCGTGTTCGATATGCTCTATCAGGGCTATGCTGAGCAGCGCAAAGCATATCTGAAAAAACATAAGCGGATATCGGAGTACGATTCCGAGAATCTCATGTACTCTGTGATTCAAGAGGTGTTGTCTGAGGAGGCGTTTTCCTCTATCGGTTGTGCAGTGCATGTTTCTCTTGCGACACTGGTGAAGAACTATGAACCGCTGACAGAGGGAGAACGCCAATATGCCCGCAATCCATTGACCCATGTGGATTTCTTGCTGTTTAATCAGATGGATAAGCAGCCCGTGTTGGCGATTGAAGTAGACGGGACTGGCTTCCACGAAGCGGGGAGCAAGCAGGCAGAGCGAGATATGAAGAAAAACTCCATTCTGGAGAAGTGCGCCGTCCCGCTGCTACGCCTCCGCACAGATGGCAGTGGGGAAAAAGAGAAAATCAAAAATGCGCTAAAGAGGGAATGATTATGCCGAGAATTATCAGGAACGCGATCAGATGCAAGAAATGCGGAGATATCATCGAAAGCAAAACCGTCCATGATTTCAAGTTTTGCAGCTGCGGTTCATGCGCCGTGGATGGTGGCCGCGACTACCTTCGCAGATGTGGAAATCGTGAGGACTGGGAAGAACTGTCTGAAGTGGGGACAGCAGAGAACAACGGCGCATTGACTTGATTTTAAATGATAGAAATTGAGGGATAGAACCATGCCTCTTGAAATTGTTCGCAATGATATTACGAAAATGAGCGTGGACGCCATCGTCAACGCGGCGAAGGAATCCTTGCTGGGCGGAGGCGGCGTGGATGGCTGCATCCACCGCGCGGCGGGACCGGAGCTGC
Protein-coding regions in this window:
- a CDS encoding AAA domain-containing protein, whose protein sequence is MDARKHLIIIKGKDQTDSVASFQFHDGKCEVVYTSAPNKSYSFQRSNVEILPLQKKIDPARVIVTVNGQTISGIDEILDFGGYYRIVRNGKRDLSFRRSEVQFQQNCLTDGKNQETFQYFKETAAAISLVAENGINILSMQYDKIQQVSEDTVLASYLAPQKDVKMPQMPEAVIYPFGLNQSQKLAVERALSSKISIIQGPPGTGKTQTILNIIANVVRSGKTVAVVSNNNSATHNVVEKLEKKNAAFLTAFLGSLANKERFLDAQTGAYPNMSDWEMPPEERQQLDQETTALSKELNEMLNAKNRIAEIEQEFLQLNPEQHYFEEYYASYSDMPMESLDKLSSQKLLALWMEFEQYAERETRLGLLQKISIMFRFNRNALKLFIRAPEQVIPYLQNQFYFVKRRELEAEKQELNRKLERYAFDAKMDELTQKSLRLFRAELATRYHWRNNRRCFEKNDFRRNSAEFTREYPVVLSTTYSIKGTLSIEHIYDYLIVDEASQVDLATGVLAFSCARNIVIVGDLKQLPNVLTEDDIRTSDAIWQKYSLDERYRFSTHSLLSSALEIWQDAPVTLLREHYRCHPKIINFCNQKFYHGQLIVMTKDHDEPDVLTMYRTIAGNHARGHLNQRQIDVIQQEVLPRLHQQNIQSIGIITPYRDQVTAIRKQLGDTYEVDTVHKFQGREQDAIILTSVDNVITDFVDDPHMLNVAVSRAVHSLAVVTSQDPRNDQTNYGDLTRYIEYNNFEVIQSQVYSVFDMLYQGYAEQRKAYLKKHKRISEYDSENLMYSVIQEVLSEEAFSSIGCAVHVSLATLVKNYEPLTEGERQYARNPLTHVDFLLFNQMDKQPVLAIEVDGTGFHEAGSKQAERDMKKNSILEKCAVPLLRLRTDGSGEKEKIKNALKRE
- a CDS encoding DUF7695 domain-containing protein codes for the protein MPRIIRNAIRCKKCGDIIESKTVHDFKFCSCGSCAVDGGRDYLRRCGNREDWEELSEVGTAENNGALT